A single region of the Oceanotoga teriensis genome encodes:
- a CDS encoding DNA polymerase III subunit alpha: MNVLGPVKTSLTIGKSYIQMRDLIQISKKMKIETIILKEPHPKSWMGFIFLCKINNIRPIIIYEKNDKNYLLKNEKDIILAIRDYNNVYSINLEPINLSIPEIIYPCYELKNFFDDKENYSIEDYKKNYSQLKEISKIDINYNIEKINVGIPYIGNFEDLKKELSKNNLDENEIKILKEELKVIKELNVSNYILNVKKIIDIAKNNKISVGPGRGSAVSSYLVYKLGITKINPLKYDLLFERFLNIFRKELPDIDIDIDSTQRNYLITLLEKYYGKYKIAQIRTYSTMKFKSVLKKLKDNFEYIPYLKNPIRSSENYELYKKSDSKTKEILKIAYYFEGLETAESTHAAGIIISNKDLRGILPIDFKEFPIIEYQMEDLKKLNIEKFDILSLDTLNFLKMIQAKETFDELQNTYIYDGISKGLTKGIFQLESKLGRKVSLKIKPKKFEDLILLIAMNRPGPLESGMLDEYLDNSSPDFLKKIFPETNGVIVYQEQIMKLGQKIGGLDKNESDLLRKAVAKKDLHKLSPIKNKFIKNASQKIGEENSIRIFSKIEMFAQYAFAKSHASAYAHISYWIAEEKFKNPSKFVFNYIKLRGLNTDIINECSFLNTKIYNPSLKYPKGFYSQEYIFPPISCIKGIGKNIEELFSNYNIKNFEEFINICISKKITRNIIEILIRSGALDFININRKMFLRESTKLLRGELEELKEIESSVFGNTITEDTKEIKTTIEDLIIYETETIGLPLSQNKLNNLSNELHKKYLSNKTFNIIGYAYKNFIFDSSGIIYDKKIYHKIPTKIIKKI, translated from the coding sequence TAGAAACTATTATATTAAAAGAACCTCATCCAAAATCATGGATGGGGTTTATTTTTCTATGTAAAATTAATAATATTAGACCTATAATAATTTATGAAAAAAATGATAAAAATTATTTATTAAAAAATGAAAAAGATATAATTCTTGCAATAAGGGACTATAACAATGTCTATTCTATAAATCTTGAACCTATAAACCTTTCAATTCCAGAAATAATTTATCCTTGTTATGAATTAAAAAATTTTTTTGATGACAAAGAAAATTATTCTATAGAAGATTATAAGAAGAATTATTCCCAATTAAAAGAAATTTCTAAAATTGATATAAATTATAATATTGAAAAAATAAACGTTGGAATTCCTTATATTGGAAATTTTGAAGATTTGAAAAAAGAATTATCAAAAAATAATCTCGATGAAAATGAAATAAAAATTTTAAAAGAAGAATTAAAAGTTATTAAAGAATTAAATGTATCTAATTACATATTAAATGTGAAAAAAATAATAGATATTGCTAAAAACAATAAAATATCTGTGGGACCAGGAAGAGGATCTGCTGTCAGCTCTTATTTAGTATATAAACTTGGAATAACAAAAATTAATCCTTTAAAATATGATTTATTATTTGAAAGATTTTTAAACATTTTTAGAAAAGAATTACCAGATATAGACATAGATATTGATTCAACTCAAAGAAATTATTTAATAACCCTTTTAGAAAAATATTATGGAAAATATAAAATTGCTCAAATAAGAACATATTCAACTATGAAATTTAAATCTGTTTTAAAAAAATTAAAAGATAACTTTGAATATATTCCTTATTTAAAAAATCCCATAAGATCTTCCGAAAATTATGAATTATATAAAAAATCAGATTCAAAAACAAAAGAAATTCTAAAAATCGCTTATTATTTTGAAGGATTAGAAACAGCTGAATCAACTCATGCTGCAGGCATAATAATTTCTAATAAAGATTTAAGAGGTATTTTGCCTATTGATTTTAAAGAATTTCCAATAATAGAATATCAAATGGAAGATTTGAAAAAACTCAATATAGAAAAATTTGATATTCTTTCATTAGATACTTTAAACTTTTTAAAAATGATACAAGCTAAAGAAACTTTTGATGAACTTCAAAACACTTATATTTATGATGGTATTTCTAAAGGTTTAACGAAGGGAATTTTCCAATTGGAATCTAAACTTGGAAGAAAAGTTTCTTTAAAGATTAAACCAAAAAAATTCGAAGATTTAATATTATTAATAGCCATGAATAGACCTGGCCCTTTAGAATCTGGAATGCTTGATGAATATCTCGACAATTCTTCACCAGATTTCTTAAAAAAAATATTTCCTGAAACTAATGGTGTAATTGTTTATCAAGAACAAATAATGAAACTGGGACAAAAAATAGGTGGTTTAGATAAAAATGAATCAGATCTTTTAAGAAAAGCAGTTGCAAAAAAAGATTTACATAAATTATCTCCAATTAAAAATAAATTCATAAAAAATGCCTCCCAAAAGATAGGTGAAGAAAATTCAATAAGAATATTTTCAAAAATTGAAATGTTTGCACAATATGCTTTTGCAAAATCACATGCTTCAGCTTATGCTCATATTTCATATTGGATAGCTGAAGAAAAATTTAAAAACCCTTCTAAATTTGTATTTAATTACATAAAATTAAGAGGATTAAACACTGATATAATAAATGAATGTTCTTTTTTAAACACAAAAATATATAATCCTTCTCTAAAATATCCAAAAGGATTTTATTCACAAGAATATATATTTCCTCCTATTTCTTGTATAAAAGGTATTGGAAAAAATATAGAAGAACTTTTTTCCAACTATAACATTAAAAATTTTGAAGAGTTCATAAATATATGTATATCAAAGAAAATAACAAGAAATATAATAGAAATTCTTATTCGATCTGGAGCTCTTGATTTTATAAACATTAATAGAAAAATGTTCTTAAGAGAATCTACTAAACTATTAAGAGGAGAATTAGAAGAATTAAAAGAAATAGAAAGCAGTGTTTTTGGAAATACCATAACAGAAGATACTAAAGAAATTAAAACTACTATTGAAGATTTAATAATATATGAAACTGAAACCATAGGACTTCCCCTTTCACAAAATAAATTAAATAATTTATCTAATGAATTACATAAAAAATATTTAAGTAATAAAACTTTCAATATAATAGGTTATGCCTATAAAAATTTTATATTTGATAGTAGTGGCATTATATATGATAAGAAAATATATCATAAAATACCTACTAAAATAATAAAAAAGATTTGA